The proteins below come from a single Eubacterium limosum genomic window:
- a CDS encoding FUSC family protein: MRESIKALKIKEHFIKAFPPALILLSIFFSNQVFFGAANAMLASPVTVLFLRTRDENGVEWHILRALGINVILAFCAFAAGLNLAMTLIINLAVPFLLVYFMTDEYTPGSYFPFGMSFVFMQLIPIQLTDIPMRLLALVYSFLLVYIGLRIWKHFKQVPAIHDISKNAFVKITESLSALARGNHKEAQEAQRALLNINQNLCGRIYKTRRFRYFTTIEGACYFRLVMIFQRMENLILIFFRKPELMTDANRLYLENLVKVLEHLNRVFDSREYSEVIQELIDFSDHCLMDQADINDSMLLDINLLINALEGISKPAGKGIYREWMVPRKSRKLWRIYAHLSRSSFKFRFGVRLSLVLTFTFLVSRLLPVTHGYWLPLAAYLLTRPFYDESVSKSLDRIKGTVIGLVAAFFLFSIFTTYPEHMVLAVIAAFCIYAADDYSTLVVFATCFALSQTTLSMQSTYALELRLLFTTGAVLVSILASKFILPMRYYDQFKIDMNRLVLLDRAMVRCIEELLDGEPHRDIVREVILKSYLISDQIEMNYHASAFGSCGGLVEGFLAENRQLMTVLIDVYYLIALQGVENKEERIVKEAVKRLGSWFEMIQQCLKREDTSSQEPEDIIVKKEGSYILRRLSAGQAEARAFFVFVEKNISSF, from the coding sequence ATGCGAGAGTCTATAAAGGCCCTGAAAATTAAAGAGCATTTCATCAAAGCCTTTCCGCCGGCGCTGATCCTTCTATCTATTTTCTTTTCCAACCAGGTTTTTTTTGGTGCGGCTAACGCCATGCTGGCGTCACCGGTAACCGTTCTTTTTCTCAGAACACGCGATGAGAACGGGGTGGAGTGGCATATCCTGAGAGCACTGGGCATTAACGTTATTCTTGCCTTTTGTGCCTTTGCAGCAGGGCTTAACCTTGCGATGACGCTTATCATCAATTTAGCGGTTCCGTTTTTACTCGTTTATTTTATGACGGATGAGTATACACCAGGCAGCTACTTTCCTTTTGGTATGAGTTTTGTTTTTATGCAGCTGATCCCCATCCAGCTGACTGATATTCCTATGCGTCTTCTGGCGTTGGTCTACTCTTTTCTTCTGGTTTATATTGGCTTGAGGATATGGAAACATTTTAAACAGGTGCCGGCCATTCATGATATTTCAAAAAACGCTTTTGTTAAAATAACCGAGTCGCTTTCAGCCCTGGCTCGGGGCAACCATAAAGAAGCCCAGGAGGCACAGCGCGCACTTTTGAATATCAACCAGAATCTGTGCGGTCGGATTTATAAAACAAGGCGGTTTCGTTATTTTACAACCATAGAGGGCGCCTGCTATTTTCGGCTGGTGATGATTTTTCAGCGGATGGAAAATTTGATACTGATATTTTTTAGAAAGCCAGAGCTGATGACTGACGCCAACAGGCTTTATCTTGAAAATCTTGTAAAAGTTCTGGAGCACCTGAACAGGGTTTTTGACAGCCGTGAATACAGCGAAGTTATTCAGGAGTTAATCGATTTTTCTGACCACTGTTTAATGGATCAGGCGGATATTAATGATAGTATGCTGCTGGATATCAATCTTTTGATCAACGCTTTGGAAGGTATTTCGAAACCAGCCGGAAAGGGTATTTACAGGGAATGGATGGTGCCAAGAAAATCGAGAAAGTTGTGGCGTATCTATGCCCATCTTTCAAGGTCATCTTTTAAATTTCGTTTTGGAGTCAGGCTATCGTTGGTTTTGACATTTACGTTTTTAGTATCCAGGCTTTTGCCGGTAACACATGGTTACTGGCTGCCACTGGCCGCCTATTTACTCACACGTCCTTTTTATGATGAGAGTGTAAGCAAAAGCCTGGACCGAATAAAAGGAACTGTTATTGGACTGGTAGCCGCTTTTTTTCTCTTTTCGATTTTTACCACGTATCCCGAACATATGGTTTTGGCGGTTATTGCCGCTTTCTGCATTTACGCGGCGGATGATTATTCAACTCTTGTGGTTTTTGCCACCTGCTTTGCCCTTTCGCAGACAACACTGTCCATGCAGTCTACCTACGCTTTGGAACTGCGTCTGCTTTTTACCACGGGTGCGGTCCTTGTGTCCATACTCGCCAGTAAATTTATATTGCCCATGCGGTATTATGACCAGTTTAAAATAGACATGAATCGTCTGGTCCTGCTGGATCGGGCGATGGTTAGATGTATAGAGGAGCTGTTGGATGGAGAACCGCACCGAGACATCGTTCGGGAAGTTATCCTTAAATCCTATCTTATCAGCGATCAGATTGAGATGAATTATCATGCATCGGCCTTTGGCTCTTGCGGCGGGCTTGTAGAAGGCTTTTTAGCAGAGAACCGTCAGCTGATGACGGTTTTGATTGACGTATATTATCTGATTGCGCTGCAAGGAGTTGAAAATAAGGAAGAACGGATTGTCAAGGAAGCCGTTAAGCGGCTGGGAAGCTGGTTTGAAATGATACAGCAGTGTCTGAAAAGAGAGGATACATCCAGTCAGGAACCGGAAGATATAATTGTAAAAAAAGAGGGAAGCTACATTCTGCGCCGACTGAGTGCTGGCCAGGCAGAGGCCAGAGCATTTTTTGTTTTTGTTGAAAAAAATATCAGTAGCTTTTAA
- a CDS encoding PP2C family protein-serine/threonine phosphatase: MTPAKEIGGDFYDFFLMDDDKLVFIIADVSGKGVPAALFMMSSKEHIIDQVLTGLDVDEIFTRANHHLYKNTAEGVFLTTFLGILNLKTGILSFVNAGHNPPLLRRRNGKFEPLNMDSGFVMSILPDVHYKRQTLKLNPGDTLFLYTDGVTEAVDKNGAFFQEYRLKRALNDLPHYDDHSSEYILHQIRDFLSEFTQDAEQHDDITMLCLKFRHPMVCKN; this comes from the coding sequence ATGACTCCAGCCAAGGAAATCGGCGGTGACTTTTATGATTTCTTTTTAATGGATGATGACAAGCTCGTTTTTATCATCGCGGATGTATCCGGCAAGGGCGTCCCTGCCGCTCTTTTCATGATGAGCTCAAAAGAGCATATTATTGACCAGGTGCTAACCGGTCTGGATGTTGATGAAATCTTCACAAGAGCCAACCATCATTTATATAAAAACACAGCAGAAGGTGTTTTCCTGACCACCTTTCTTGGTATATTAAACCTGAAAACGGGCATTCTGTCTTTTGTTAACGCAGGGCACAATCCCCCACTTTTAAGGCGCCGAAATGGAAAATTTGAGCCTCTTAATATGGACTCGGGTTTTGTCATGTCTATTCTTCCCGATGTGCATTACAAGCGCCAAACACTCAAGCTCAATCCTGGTGACACCCTCTTTCTATATACGGATGGTGTCACCGAAGCCGTGGATAAAAACGGCGCTTTTTTTCAGGAATATCGTTTAAAAAGGGCGCTGAACGATCTTCCCCATTATGATGATCACTCTTCAGAGTATATTCTTCATCAGATTCGTGATTTCCTGTCCGAATTCACGCAGGATGCCGAACAGCATGATGACATCACCATGCTCTGCCTCAAATTCCGCCATCCGATGGTCTGTAAAAATTAA
- a CDS encoding ECF transporter S component, with amino-acid sequence MDNTNRELSIPFKIMIALIMAFVYAALNILLADFSLVEVPYVSIRPQLILPLLSGYLLGPFYGFTVGFLGNAMSDMVTGYGIEFLLNWSIANGLYGLIMGFFPKNEDKIRTNRSFTIFFLYILLVNIVPAAYALLTRVVEPGINALQKFVGLGLPIVVSNTLVCTLLFPIVLMFLKKIELNFEIKITLLVYYFSLISVMAVFAATIGILYSMNLLNTDNHTFALIIYDLSIIPLVAINLIGFGISNAISQKLLNPLLIMTEDIKQMDGKSWNKKLDIHTGDELEVLATAFNEMVDKINDTMHKLWDNIAEKERLAAEKERTSTELNIAQQIQTAMLPARSFSNFPGPDRIQRQRPHDSSQGNRR; translated from the coding sequence ATGGACAACACAAACAGGGAGCTATCCATCCCTTTTAAAATAATGATTGCCCTGATCATGGCCTTTGTTTACGCGGCGCTGAACATTCTTCTGGCCGATTTCAGCCTGGTCGAAGTGCCCTATGTATCCATCCGGCCCCAGCTCATTCTTCCCTTGCTTTCAGGGTATCTTCTGGGGCCTTTTTATGGTTTTACCGTCGGCTTTCTTGGCAACGCCATGAGCGATATGGTTACCGGCTACGGCATAGAATTTTTGCTGAACTGGAGCATCGCCAATGGCTTGTACGGCTTAATCATGGGATTTTTTCCTAAAAATGAGGATAAAATCCGAACCAACCGATCTTTTACCATCTTTTTTTTATATATCCTACTGGTTAATATTGTCCCCGCCGCCTATGCCCTGCTGACGCGTGTTGTAGAACCTGGGATTAATGCCCTGCAAAAATTTGTTGGACTGGGACTGCCCATCGTTGTCTCAAATACCCTTGTCTGCACACTGCTTTTCCCAATAGTTCTGATGTTTTTGAAAAAAATCGAACTAAACTTTGAGATCAAAATTACACTCCTGGTGTATTATTTTTCCCTGATCTCTGTAATGGCGGTTTTTGCAGCGACCATTGGTATCTTGTACAGCATGAACCTGCTCAACACTGACAACCACACCTTTGCTCTGATTATTTATGACTTGTCCATTATACCGCTGGTCGCCATCAATCTGATCGGTTTTGGCATTTCCAACGCCATCAGCCAAAAGCTTTTAAACCCTTTGCTGATCATGACAGAAGACATTAAACAGATGGATGGGAAAAGCTGGAATAAAAAGCTGGATATCCACACAGGTGATGAGCTTGAGGTTCTCGCCACAGCCTTTAATGAGATGGTTGATAAGATCAATGATACCATGCACAAGCTCTGGGATAATATCGCAGAAAAAGAGCGCCTGGCGGCCGAGAAGGAAAGAACTTCTACTGAATTAAACATTGCTCAGCAGATTCAGACAGCCATGCTGCCTGCCCGATCCTTTTCCAACTTTCCCGGACCGGACAGAATTCAGCGTCAGCGGCCGCATGACTCCAGCCAAGGAAATCGGCGGTGA
- a CDS encoding 2-hydroxyacid dehydrogenase, translating into MKIAFYDTRPYDKLWFDPLLKDAGHEPRYIENRLDIHTLEYAQGADAICVFVNDKVTKEIVDRLSEMNIHLILLRSAGYNNVDMKEAYEKQIRILRVPAYSPAAVAEYATSLLLAVNRKTHKAYARTRDFNFNIDGLTGMDLYGKTAGVIGTGRIGQMMIDILKGFHMNVIAYDVFPNSKLDIQYVPLKELMEKSDIISLHCPLTEETRHIINDQTIEMMKDGVILINTSRGALIDTQALIKGINAHKIGGVGMDVYEEEDSYFFEDWSNKIMDDRDLARIITFPNVLLTSHQAFLTTEALHQIAATTLENIKAYEDNVFTPNEICYQCEEKGDCHRRENHQKCF; encoded by the coding sequence ATGAAAATTGCTTTTTATGATACAAGACCCTACGACAAACTCTGGTTTGACCCTCTTCTGAAGGACGCAGGCCACGAACCACGCTATATTGAAAACCGGCTGGACATTCATACTCTGGAGTATGCCCAGGGCGCTGACGCTATCTGTGTCTTTGTCAACGACAAGGTCACAAAGGAAATCGTAGACCGGCTGTCAGAAATGAATATACACCTCATTCTTCTGCGGAGCGCTGGTTATAATAACGTCGACATGAAGGAAGCTTATGAAAAACAGATCCGTATTCTCAGGGTTCCGGCTTACTCCCCAGCTGCTGTTGCAGAATACGCTACCTCGCTGCTACTGGCCGTTAACCGTAAAACCCATAAAGCCTATGCCCGAACACGTGACTTCAATTTTAATATTGACGGTCTGACCGGAATGGACCTCTACGGCAAAACCGCCGGTGTCATCGGTACCGGACGCATTGGTCAAATGATGATTGATATTTTAAAGGGCTTCCACATGAACGTCATCGCTTACGATGTTTTTCCGAATTCCAAACTGGACATCCAGTATGTACCACTGAAAGAGCTGATGGAAAAATCCGATATCATCTCACTACACTGCCCCCTGACAGAAGAGACACGGCATATCATCAATGACCAGACCATTGAAATGATGAAAGATGGTGTCATCTTAATCAATACCTCACGCGGGGCGCTGATTGATACCCAGGCCTTGATTAAGGGGATTAACGCCCATAAAATCGGAGGCGTCGGCATGGACGTCTATGAAGAAGAGGACAGTTACTTTTTTGAAGACTGGTCTAATAAAATTATGGATGACCGCGACCTCGCAAGAATCATCACCTTCCCCAACGTTTTACTGACCAGCCATCAGGCCTTTTTGACAACAGAAGCGCTGCATCAGATTGCGGCTACTACCCTTGAAAACATAAAGGCCTATGAAGATAATGTATTCACCCCCAACGAAATCTGTTATCAATGTGAAGAAAAAGGGGACTGCCACCGCCGGGAAAACCATCAAAAATGTTTCTAA
- the gadC gene encoding glutamate:gamma-aminobutyrate antiporter, translating to MKNQLLNDTSKTSKLTLFSFFAMTASMVMTADKYATFASSGFSLAFFLVAGGFLWFIPVSLCAAEMATVEGWEEGGVFTWVGKTIGERFGFAAIFFQWFQITIGFISMIYFILGSFSYVFNIPALEQNPFIKFIGVLVVFWTLSLSQLGGTKYTAMISKVGFIAGILFPVLLLFGLTGAYVSSGGPIHLEMNVHTLIPDFKDMDDLVIFASFILSFMGIEVSATHVNQLKSPSRNYPLTMIILVVLAIILNTVGGISVAMVVPAQNLSYSSGVVQTFENLFRYFNPDLLWMVRILGAMIAIGVMAEVSSWVVGPSRGLYVAAKDNLLPKIFKKTNSRGIPTNLILGQGIIVTIWAAVLTFGGGGNNLSFLTAISLSVVIYLITYFLFFGAYFILLYKHPEYKRAYQIPGGRLVKTIIASVGLLMSIFTFVVTFFPPDQLAPANDIRYDMILIISFLIVLALPFLLYHIERKKHKN from the coding sequence ATGAAAAATCAACTACTTAACGATACATCAAAAACTTCAAAGCTGACGCTTTTCAGTTTTTTCGCAATGACAGCTTCAATGGTTATGACAGCGGATAAATACGCGACTTTTGCCTCCTCAGGCTTCTCACTGGCATTTTTTCTGGTTGCAGGCGGTTTTTTATGGTTTATACCCGTCTCGCTCTGCGCTGCAGAAATGGCCACTGTTGAAGGCTGGGAGGAAGGCGGCGTGTTTACCTGGGTCGGCAAGACCATTGGTGAACGCTTTGGCTTTGCAGCCATATTTTTTCAGTGGTTTCAGATTACCATCGGATTCATATCAATGATTTACTTTATCCTTGGCTCATTCTCCTATGTCTTTAATATACCTGCTTTGGAACAAAATCCTTTCATTAAATTCATTGGTGTTCTGGTGGTTTTCTGGACCCTGAGCCTATCACAGCTTGGCGGCACAAAATACACTGCCATGATCTCAAAAGTTGGCTTTATCGCTGGTATTCTCTTTCCAGTGCTGCTACTTTTTGGCTTAACCGGCGCCTACGTTTCCTCTGGCGGACCCATTCATCTGGAGATGAACGTACATACCCTGATCCCTGATTTTAAGGATATGGACGACCTCGTTATCTTCGCTTCGTTTATTCTGTCCTTTATGGGGATTGAGGTTTCAGCCACTCATGTTAACCAATTAAAAAGCCCCAGCCGAAATTACCCGCTGACCATGATTATCCTGGTTGTACTGGCGATCATCTTAAACACCGTAGGCGGCATTTCCGTCGCGATGGTTGTTCCTGCCCAGAACCTGAGCTACAGCTCCGGAGTCGTACAGACTTTTGAAAATCTGTTCCGTTACTTTAATCCAGATCTGCTCTGGATGGTTCGTATTCTCGGTGCTATGATTGCCATTGGCGTTATGGCTGAGGTCAGCTCGTGGGTGGTCGGCCCGTCACGTGGCCTTTATGTGGCGGCCAAGGATAACCTGCTACCCAAAATTTTTAAAAAGACCAACAGCCGCGGCATTCCCACAAACCTGATTTTAGGACAGGGGATCATTGTAACGATCTGGGCTGCTGTCCTGACCTTTGGCGGCGGTGGAAACAACCTTTCCTTTTTAACCGCTATTTCACTGTCTGTTGTGATTTATCTGATCACTTACTTTTTATTCTTCGGAGCTTATTTTATTCTACTCTACAAGCATCCCGAATATAAACGTGCATATCAGATACCTGGCGGACGCCTTGTTAAAACCATTATAGCTAGTGTTGGACTGTTGATGTCCATTTTCACCTTTGTGGTAACTTTTTTTCCGCCCGACCAGCTGGCGCCTGCCAATGATATCCGGTACGATATGATCCTGATTATCAGCTTTTTAATCGTACTGGCTCTTCCCTTTCTGCTCTATCATATTGAACGGAAAAAACATAAAAACTAA
- a CDS encoding YggS family pyridoxal phosphate-dependent enzyme: protein MAENIIAENIAAIKKDIPENVTLVGVTKHRSVEETQAVVDAGVYDLGENKVQEFLAKVDEVIGPVRWHFIGHLQRNKVKYLMGKVSLIHSVHSVPLLKTIEKESAKHGLKTNVLIQFNLAKEDSKSGFMAEEYKMVMEEAENCPHLEVQGLMCIGPMTKNSDEIHKVFKHLKELYDTIEKEYHGENIKMQYLSMGMTDDYPIAIEEGATIVRIGRKIFNR from the coding sequence ATGGCAGAGAATATCATTGCAGAAAACATTGCGGCAATTAAAAAAGATATTCCGGAAAACGTAACGCTGGTGGGGGTGACCAAACACCGAAGTGTGGAAGAAACACAGGCAGTTGTTGACGCCGGTGTTTATGATCTTGGAGAAAATAAGGTTCAGGAATTTCTGGCCAAGGTGGATGAGGTTATAGGACCGGTGCGCTGGCATTTTATCGGTCATTTGCAGCGCAATAAGGTTAAATATCTGATGGGAAAGGTCAGTCTGATCCATTCGGTTCACTCTGTCCCGTTGTTAAAAACCATTGAAAAGGAAAGCGCCAAGCACGGTCTTAAAACAAATGTTTTAATCCAGTTTAACCTTGCGAAAGAGGACAGTAAATCGGGTTTTATGGCTGAGGAATACAAGATGGTTATGGAAGAAGCTGAAAACTGCCCGCATCTTGAGGTCCAGGGGCTTATGTGTATAGGGCCTATGACAAAAAATTCTGATGAAATTCATAAAGTTTTTAAGCATTTAAAAGAATTATATGATACAATAGAGAAAGAATACCATGGAGAGAATATTAAGATGCAATATCTGTCTATGGGAATGACGGATGATTACCCCATCGCCATAGAAGAAGGGGCTACGATTGTAAGGATCGGAAGAAAAATATTTAATCGTTAG
- a CDS encoding cell division protein SepF, whose protein sequence is MANEKFKDKIIKVFGMEMDDDDQYYDDEYYDDEVEEVVEEPRNTYAPQPKKTTPAPKRTGLVGIGDGPEVLVLDPERFEDAPGIVNKIKADKTVVVNLKNTEYEDGQKIFDFLNGAVFALEGSINRIADNVFILAPKQVSVSTSMEKDESDTITPILNWDDDK, encoded by the coding sequence ATGGCAAACGAAAAATTCAAAGATAAAATCATAAAGGTTTTCGGTATGGAAATGGATGATGACGATCAATACTACGATGATGAATACTATGATGATGAAGTAGAAGAAGTTGTCGAAGAGCCGAGAAACACTTATGCACCTCAGCCAAAGAAAACAACGCCTGCCCCGAAACGTACAGGTCTTGTCGGTATTGGCGATGGTCCGGAGGTTTTGGTTTTAGATCCTGAACGTTTTGAAGACGCACCTGGGATCGTCAATAAAATCAAAGCAGACAAGACGGTTGTTGTCAATCTCAAAAATACAGAGTACGAAGATGGACAGAAAATTTTTGATTTCCTTAACGGAGCGGTTTTTGCTCTGGAAGGTTCCATCAACCGTATAGCCGATAATGTTTTTATCCTTGCGCCAAAACAGGTTTCTGTTTCTACAAGCATGGAAAAAGACGAGAGTGATACAATTACCCCTATTTTAAACTGGGATGATGATAAATAA
- a CDS encoding YggT family protein: MIESVLIVAGHYLVELITLLIVANILMSWFNPSPDNPIVKLIYGLTEPILSPLRRFAVIGPIDFSGIAAVVLLQFIIYPLYQMLIKAIF, encoded by the coding sequence ATGATCGAAAGCGTTTTAATTGTTGCCGGTCATTATCTTGTTGAGCTGATCACGCTCCTGATTGTAGCGAATATTCTGATGAGCTGGTTTAATCCCAGTCCGGATAATCCGATCGTAAAACTGATTTACGGCTTAACCGAGCCGATTTTGTCGCCGCTGCGCCGTTTTGCAGTCATTGGTCCCATTGATTTTTCTGGGATTGCGGCCGTGGTGCTGCTTCAATTTATCATTTATCCTCTGTATCAAATGCTGATTAAAGCGATTTTTTAG
- a CDS encoding MATE family efflux transporter, whose translation MEQRVQNLTKGNIYKTLAVFALPYLMANFIQALYGAVDMMVVGWFNDAAVVAAVSIGTQMMQIVISFVAGLTMGGTIIIAQYYGGGREKDTVETISTMLTLFAIAAFLMTVVLLLLAAPFLGLLKTPAESFASAMDYVLICACGIFFIFGYNALAAMLRGLGDAKSLLYFIAAACVFNVVFDLLLVGVLKMGAAGAALATAGSQGVSMILAIVYLNRKSFVFEFKRDNFRIYKDKAIRLLKVGVPVSLQETLLQISFLFITAIINTMGVVAAAAVGIAGKFDAFAMLPAGAFSGAIAAIAAQNIGAGQPDRAKKSLFASIVMSLLCSIPFFIWAQAFPVSILQIFRAEPAVILAGTAYLRTFSIDFMLVAFGFCFLGFFNGCGRTTFSMVNGVAASLLVRLPLAWILSMTLSGSLMAIGLAAPAATLVSVVAEIIYLRLGRWKTPVV comes from the coding sequence TTGGAACAGCGAGTACAAAATCTGACAAAAGGTAATATCTATAAAACGCTGGCAGTCTTTGCGCTGCCCTATCTAATGGCCAATTTTATCCAGGCGCTTTACGGCGCGGTGGACATGATGGTTGTTGGCTGGTTTAACGACGCGGCTGTGGTTGCGGCAGTTTCCATTGGAACACAGATGATGCAGATTGTCATAAGCTTTGTAGCCGGTCTGACCATGGGAGGCACCATCATCATTGCCCAGTATTATGGCGGCGGCAGAGAAAAAGATACCGTTGAGACCATCAGTACCATGCTGACGCTTTTTGCCATCGCTGCGTTTTTAATGACTGTGGTGCTGCTTTTATTGGCCGCGCCGTTTCTGGGCTTGCTGAAGACACCGGCGGAATCCTTTGCTTCGGCCATGGATTATGTTCTGATCTGTGCCTGTGGAATCTTTTTTATCTTTGGCTATAATGCTTTAGCGGCAATGCTCAGAGGTCTGGGCGACGCTAAAAGTCTATTGTATTTTATTGCGGCAGCCTGTGTGTTTAATGTCGTTTTTGATTTGCTGCTGGTCGGCGTCCTGAAAATGGGTGCCGCAGGAGCCGCACTGGCAACAGCCGGTTCACAGGGAGTCAGTATGATCCTGGCCATTGTTTATCTGAACCGGAAAAGCTTTGTTTTTGAGTTTAAAAGAGACAACTTCAGGATTTACAAAGATAAGGCAATACGGCTTCTGAAAGTAGGGGTTCCAGTATCGCTGCAGGAGACTTTGCTGCAGATTTCCTTTTTGTTTATTACAGCCATCATCAATACGATGGGAGTCGTTGCAGCCGCAGCGGTTGGTATTGCGGGAAAATTTGACGCTTTTGCCATGCTTCCAGCTGGCGCCTTTTCGGGTGCTATCGCGGCCATTGCAGCTCAGAATATTGGAGCGGGGCAGCCTGACCGGGCGAAGAAGTCTCTTTTTGCCAGTATTGTTATGTCACTGCTCTGTTCAATCCCTTTTTTTATCTGGGCGCAGGCTTTTCCGGTGTCAATTTTACAGATTTTCAGAGCAGAACCGGCAGTTATTTTGGCCGGAACGGCGTATCTGAGAACCTTCAGTATTGATTTTATGCTTGTTGCCTTTGGATTTTGCTTTCTTGGTTTTTTTAACGGCTGTGGACGAACGACTTTTTCAATGGTTAATGGTGTGGCCGCATCCTTGCTTGTCCGCTTGCCGCTGGCATGGATTTTGAGTATGACACTGTCCGGCAGTCTGATGGCAATCGGCCTGGCGGCGCCGGCGGCCACTTTGGTTTCTGTTGTGGCAGAGATCATTTATTTAAGGCTGGGACGTTGGAAAACCCCAGTGGTATGA
- a CDS encoding RNA-binding protein yields the protein MDKKDEFLLARVEEACQNNYAPQFFDFQDEAMQLKMENILKYSGEPYLFWGGMENAGRRMLCIYPDYLEADTLEWPMLAVAFPKEFPMDHRNVLGELMHLGITRECVGDINLNDEEVQVIFAERLRDFITLNFTKVKGRSIKPEILELDQIKTFELRFKRLELVAASDRLDGVINKIWGFSRQDSITYIKQRRVRVNYEEITKNDYRIRTGDIISLRGKGKAVITELGGVTKKGNLRLVVDKYI from the coding sequence ATGGATAAAAAAGATGAATTTTTGCTGGCCAGGGTGGAGGAAGCTTGTCAGAATAATTACGCCCCCCAGTTTTTTGATTTTCAGGATGAGGCCATGCAGTTGAAAATGGAAAATATTTTAAAATATTCTGGAGAGCCCTATCTTTTCTGGGGAGGAATGGAAAATGCTGGTAGGAGAATGCTGTGTATCTATCCGGATTATTTAGAAGCCGACACACTCGAATGGCCTATGCTGGCAGTCGCTTTCCCAAAGGAATTTCCAATGGATCACCGTAATGTGCTCGGAGAGCTGATGCATCTGGGCATTACGCGTGAATGTGTAGGCGATATTAATTTGAACGATGAAGAAGTGCAGGTGATTTTTGCGGAGCGTCTGAGGGATTTTATCACCTTGAATTTTACAAAGGTGAAGGGCAGGAGCATTAAGCCTGAAATACTGGAGCTTGACCAGATCAAAACCTTTGAGCTGCGGTTTAAGCGGCTGGAGCTGGTAGCCGCCTCAGACCGTCTGGACGGTGTGATCAACAAAATATGGGGCTTTTCAAGACAAGACAGCATTACCTATATTAAGCAGCGCCGCGTCCGGGTTAATTATGAAGAGATCACTAAAAATGATTATCGGATCAGGACTGGAGATATTATTTCGCTCAGAGGCAAGGGAAAAGCAGTCATTACAGAGCTTGGCGGTGTCACTAAAAAGGGAAATCTGCGTTTGGTTGTTGATAAATATATTTAG
- a CDS encoding RluA family pseudouridine synthase — protein MEIKEYHVPEEKAGVRLDAYCAEQEPDFSRGYIKNLLIEAAVKVDGSQKKASYKLKGGEIITMEIPEPVESTIEPENIPLEIIYEDEDVIVVNKPKGMVVHPAPGSPSGTLVNALMHHTGALSNINGVYRPGIIHRIDKDTSGLLMVAKNNTAHQNLTDQLKAHTITRQYKALVKGIMENNRGTIDMPIGRHPKDRIRMAVVKENSKEAVTHFETLKRYAEGYTLMQFRLETGRTHQIRVHMQAIGYPIAGDLLYKGDKKNPFKTEGQCLHAELLGFKHPRTGEYMEFSAPLPEAFQAILDGLKEIE, from the coding sequence ATGGAAATAAAAGAATACCATGTCCCGGAAGAAAAGGCTGGTGTGCGTCTGGACGCTTACTGCGCTGAGCAGGAGCCGGATTTTTCCCGGGGCTATATTAAGAATTTATTGATTGAAGCCGCTGTAAAGGTGGATGGAAGCCAGAAAAAGGCCAGCTATAAGCTAAAAGGCGGAGAGATCATTACCATGGAGATTCCTGAGCCGGTGGAAAGCACGATTGAGCCGGAGAATATCCCTCTGGAGATCATCTATGAGGATGAGGATGTGATCGTGGTCAATAAGCCAAAGGGAATGGTGGTGCATCCGGCCCCGGGCAGCCCGTCCGGCACGCTGGTCAATGCCCTGATGCACCATACCGGCGCGCTGTCAAACATCAATGGCGTTTACAGGCCGGGGATCATTCACCGGATCGATAAGGATACCTCCGGACTTTTGATGGTGGCGAAAAATAATACAGCCCATCAAAACCTGACGGATCAGCTGAAGGCGCACACCATTACACGTCAGTATAAAGCACTGGTAAAAGGCATTATGGAAAATAATCGCGGCACCATTGATATGCCTATCGGCAGGCATCCAAAGGATCGTATCCGTATGGCGGTGGTTAAAGAAAATTCTAAGGAGGCGGTCACGCATTTCGAGACCCTCAAGCGCTATGCAGAGGGATATACACTGATGCAGTTTCGGCTGGAAACCGGCAGAACACATCAGATCAGGGTGCACATGCAGGCCATTGGCTACCCCATCGCGGGCGATCTATTATACAAAGGGGACAAAAAAAATCCCTTCAAGACTGAAGGGCAGTGCCTTCACGCTGAACTGCTGGGTTTCAAGCACCCACGCACCGGCGAATATATGGAGTTTTCAGCGCCCTTACCCGAAGCCTTTCAGGCGATTCTGGACGGGTTGAAGGAAATTGAGTAA